The genomic window GATGCTAAATTCCCACAGGAAGATTATCAAAGATTATTAGATGCACAGGATTCAGGTGATAAAGATGCTGTGGATGCTGCAAGAAAGCAGCTTGAAGTAAGGGTTAAGGGCGAAGCTAAGGATATTTATGAAAAGTATATTGACCCGCCAAATACAACAGATTTTGCAATTATGTTTTTACCAACCGAAAGTTTGTTTGCAGAGGTTGTAAGAAATACTGGGTTGATTGAAAATTTACAGAGAAACTTTAAAGTTGTTGTGACGGGACCAACTACAATAACGGCCCTTTTAAACAGTCTTCAAATGGGATTTAGAACTCTTGCAATAGAAAAAAGGTCAAGTGAAGTTTGGCAGCTGTTAGGTGCTGTTAAGACTGAGTTTGGTAAATTTGCTGACATTCTTGAAAAGACACAAAAGAAGCTTCAAGAGGCAAGCAATAGCATAGAAAATGCTGCTAAAAAGACAAAAACTATCGAGAGAAAACTAAAGAAGGTTGAGGAACTTCCACAGGAGGAGAGTCAAAGATTAATAGGAATTGAACTAACTGATGAGGATGATGAAGCAGTATAATAAATGCCAGCCTTTTTATGTTTTGATATTTTCTTAATGGCAATAAATATTATTTTTGTTTAAAATAAAAATGACGGAATTATAAAAGATTGGATGGGATAGGATGAAGAAGGCTGTTTTTAGTATTTTGTTTGCCGCGTTTGTTTTTAGCACCCTTGAGGTTGCAGGAAAATTAATTTCAGGTCAGCTTAATGCATTTCAGGTTACATTTGTAAGATTCTTTATAGGAGCTATCGTGCTATTACCATTTGCAATAAGGGATATGAAAAAAAGAGAACTTGTTTTGAAAAAGGATGATTTTGTATTCCTATTAATAGAAGGAATACTCTGTATTCCTGTTTCAATGGCTCTTTTGCAACTCTCGGTTTATTTTACAAAGGCCTCAACTGCGGCTGTTGTGATGAGCACAAACCCTATTTTTATGATTGTTTTTTCATATTTTATATTAAATGAAAGGATAAATAAAAGAACTGCAGTTTCAATTTTCATAAGTTTTGCTGGAGTGCTTTTTATTTTTAATCCGCTTAAACTGAGCTATGATATAAAGGGAATGTTAATTGCCCTTGCTGCCGCTGTTACATTTTCATTGTACAGTGTTCTTAGCAAAAAGAGAATTTCCGTATATGGTGGATATATTTTTAATTTTTTCAGCTTCCTTTTTGGAGATGTGGTGCTATTAATATTGCTTTTAATTTTCAGGGTGCCGATACTTAATGGTATTACAATAAAAAACATTCCTGTTTTAATTTATATGGGTATATTCATAACAGGGCTTGGGTATATTTTTTATCTTTATGCTATTGAAAAAATGTCAGCAGCAATTTCATCCTTTGTATTTTTAATAAAGCCAGCAATTGCACCACTTCTTTCTGTTTTAATTCTAAAAGAGCAAATTTCATCTAATGTTATTCTGGGGATAATGTTGATAATTCTTGGAACAATTTTTGCATTTGGGGATAAAATGAGGTGGCTTTATAACAAACATTGATGTAAAAAATTTTATTTTAGATGAAGAAAAAATAATAGATAAGGAGACAAGCAGATGACTTACTTTGCAATTATATTGATTATTTTATTAAACATTTATCTTTTCAAGAAAAACATAAATGTTGGAATCATAATGCTCATAAATGCACTATTTATTGCGGTATTAACAAAAATGCCTGTTAATTTAATTTATAAATCCATTTATGTAGGTGCTTTTTCTGAAAAGACTATTGACCTTTTGTTTTCACTGGTTGCCATAATGATAATTGAAAACATGATGAGAACAAGCGGCATGATTAGCAAGATGGTTGAGAGTCTTAAGATTTTGATAAATAATAAGCTTTTTTCTGCAATTGCACTTCCAGCTACACTTGGACTTTTGCCATCTCCAGGTGGTGCAAGGTTTTCCTGTCCAATGGTTGAGGAGGTTACAGGGGATGAGATTTCAGGTCTTAATAAGGCATATATAAACTATTGGTTCAGACATATGTGGCTGGATGGATTTGTTCTTTATCCTGGAGTAATACTTGCTGCAAAGCTAATCGATGTTTCTGTAATAAGCCTGTTTTTTCATCTAATAGTTTTCATTATTATATATGCCCTTGTTGGTGTATTTATGGTAAGGGAAAAGATGACAAGTCATGTTGAACATAGCAAGTCTGAAAAAAAGATAGCCATAATAGAATTTTTAATAGGCATATTTCCAGTTGCATTTATGATTATAACCTATATTGCTCTATTGAATTACACGAAATACGCCCTAAACATATCAGCTATAATGACAATATTGATTTTAGTATTATACAAAAGGATTAGCATGGAGAGATTTAAGGAAGTCTTAAAAGAGGCATTCAATGGTAAATATATTGTAATAATCCTGGGAGTTATGATATTTAAGGAGTTTTTGACCAATTCAGGTTTAGTTGCTGAATTTTCAAAGGCTGTTACGGAATATAATATTCCTAAGGAAGTTTTGTTTGTTATCATTCCTTTGATTTCGAATTTCTTTTTTGGCGTTACAGTAACATTTGTTTCGCTTACATTTCCAATTTTGATTTCCTTTGGGGTAGACCAAAATATATGGTATGCCGTTGCAGCCTTTGTTTCGGGATTTATAGGTGGAATGATAACACCCGTTCACCTTTGCAGCGTAATGACTGCTGAATATTTTGGCATAAAGGTAGACAAACTACTTATTAAGATTGCAGCATCGGCGGCGTTTGTCCTTGCAGGGGTTATAGGATTGCTGATTATATTATAAACCAAAATATTAGTGAAAAAAGTAATAATGCTGCAAAGTTATATATTGAAAACTTTAATAGATACTTTTTCTTATCCTGCTTATATTCATTTGCGTAAAATTTATATGAAATAACGCTGGCAAGTGATGCAATCAATGTTCCCATACCGCCTATATCCACTCCAAGAAGAAGCTCCT from Caloramator mitchellensis includes these protein-coding regions:
- a CDS encoding DMT family transporter; the encoded protein is MKKAVFSILFAAFVFSTLEVAGKLISGQLNAFQVTFVRFFIGAIVLLPFAIRDMKKRELVLKKDDFVFLLIEGILCIPVSMALLQLSVYFTKASTAAVVMSTNPIFMIVFSYFILNERINKRTAVSIFISFAGVLFIFNPLKLSYDIKGMLIALAAAVTFSLYSVLSKKRISVYGGYIFNFFSFLFGDVVLLILLLIFRVPILNGITIKNIPVLIYMGIFITGLGYIFYLYAIEKMSAAISSFVFLIKPAIAPLLSVLILKEQISSNVILGIMLIILGTIFAFGDKMRWLYNKH
- a CDS encoding DUF401 family protein encodes the protein MTYFAIILIILLNIYLFKKNINVGIIMLINALFIAVLTKMPVNLIYKSIYVGAFSEKTIDLLFSLVAIMIIENMMRTSGMISKMVESLKILINNKLFSAIALPATLGLLPSPGGARFSCPMVEEVTGDEISGLNKAYINYWFRHMWLDGFVLYPGVILAAKLIDVSVISLFFHLIVFIIIYALVGVFMVREKMTSHVEHSKSEKKIAIIEFLIGIFPVAFMIITYIALLNYTKYALNISAIMTILILVLYKRISMERFKEVLKEAFNGKYIVIILGVMIFKEFLTNSGLVAEFSKAVTEYNIPKEVLFVIIPLISNFFFGVTVTFVSLTFPILISFGVDQNIWYAVAAFVSGFIGGMITPVHLCSVMTAEYFGIKVDKLLIKIAASAAFVLAGVIGLLIIL